Proteins found in one Thermoanaerobaculia bacterium genomic segment:
- a CDS encoding PLP-dependent aminotransferase family protein — translation MRTEGLTSSIIRELLKYTQDPEVISFAGGMPAPQMFPVQEVAAACRKVLAEQGNQALQYSATEGYLPLRELLVRHMERYGIRVTPANVLITSGSQQALDLIGKLLINSGDRLLVEAPTYVGALQAFNSYEARYLTVPLDGEGLRVDRLEEELRSGPKFLYVLPNFHNPAGTTLPEARRNRVVELASHYGVPILEDDPYGQLRYEGEHQPPLVEIDSEYHGERSGKAAAGGRFRGGVIYLSSLSKTLAPGLRIAWVVAPTDVIGRLVQIKQGADLHTSTFNQMVAYETARGGFLDQHVRVLRDFYRLRRDAMLDALQRYMPEGVEWTRPEGGLFLWLTLPAGDLEKVGAQAILQEAVKSKVVFVPGSAFFPGPSADGRGERSMRLNFSYCTPEMIEVGIRRLSEVVAGAIGA, via the coding sequence ATGCGCACCGAAGGGCTTACCAGCTCGATCATCCGCGAGCTCCTGAAGTACACCCAGGATCCGGAAGTGATCTCCTTCGCCGGCGGGATGCCGGCGCCCCAGATGTTCCCGGTTCAGGAGGTCGCCGCCGCCTGCCGGAAGGTCCTCGCCGAGCAGGGGAACCAGGCGCTGCAGTACTCCGCGACCGAGGGCTACCTGCCGCTGCGCGAGCTGCTCGTGCGGCACATGGAGCGCTACGGCATCCGGGTGACTCCGGCGAACGTCCTCATCACCTCGGGCTCGCAGCAGGCGCTCGACCTCATCGGCAAGCTCCTGATCAACTCCGGCGACCGGCTGCTGGTGGAAGCACCGACCTACGTCGGCGCCCTGCAGGCGTTCAACTCCTACGAGGCGCGCTATCTCACGGTGCCGCTCGACGGCGAGGGTCTGCGGGTGGACAGGCTCGAGGAGGAGCTGCGCTCGGGCCCGAAGTTCCTCTACGTGCTGCCCAATTTCCACAATCCCGCCGGAACGACGCTGCCGGAGGCGCGGCGCAACCGGGTCGTCGAGCTCGCCAGTCACTACGGCGTGCCGATTCTCGAGGACGATCCTTACGGCCAGCTGCGCTACGAAGGAGAGCACCAGCCCCCGCTGGTCGAGATCGACTCGGAGTATCACGGCGAACGATCGGGCAAGGCGGCTGCGGGCGGCCGGTTCCGCGGTGGCGTGATCTACCTTTCGAGCCTCTCGAAGACGCTCGCTCCGGGACTGCGCATCGCCTGGGTCGTCGCCCCGACCGACGTCATCGGCCGTCTGGTGCAGATCAAGCAGGGCGCTGACCTGCACACCTCGACCTTCAACCAGATGGTCGCCTACGAGACGGCGCGTGGTGGTTTTCTCGATCAGCACGTACGGGTGCTGCGTGATTTCTACCGACTCCGCCGCGACGCGATGCTCGACGCGCTGCAGCGCTACATGCCGGAGGGTGTGGAGTGGACGCGCCCCGAGGGCGGTCTCTTCCTCTGGCTGACTCTGCCCGCCGGCGATCTCGAGAAGGTCGGTGCCCAGGCGATCCTGCAGGAGGCGGTGAAGTCGAAGGTGGTTTTCGTGCCGGGGTCGGCGTTCTTCCCGGGCCCCAGCGCCGACGGCCGGGGCGAGCGCTCGATGCGTCTCAATTTCTCCTACTGCACGCCAGAGATGATCGAGGTCGGAATCCGCCGTCTGAGCGAGGTCGTGGCCGGCGCCATCGGAGCCTAG
- a CDS encoding acetyl-CoA hydrolase/transferase family protein has protein sequence MQWNEAFRSKVMSADEAVKVIRSGDHVWVHAGCNSPLELTHAMTARAAELEGVEVTHLMVLGKAEYAAPEHARSFRHRAVFTGANVRDAVADGRADYVPIFLSEIPRLIYSGLQPVDVALIHVSPPDDHGFCSYGVGVECTKAAAERATTVIALVNRQMPRSLGDSFIHVSKLSRVVEIDRLPVELPVPGSPSEVSRAIGSHIAELIEDGATLQMGIGEIPDAVLLFLTQKRNLGIHTEMFSDGLIDLFEQGVITNEAKTLHRGKIIASFLLGTKKSFDFLHNNPFVEFHPSDYVNDPTIIARNDKMVAINSAIAVDLTGQVSSDSIGRRIYSGFGGQVDFVRGAARSKGGKPIIALPSTAQKGSVSRIVDVLAEGAGVVTSRADVHYVATEFGIASLFGKCLRERAQALISIAHPDFREELRDAARKRRLL, from the coding sequence ATGCAGTGGAACGAGGCTTTTCGCAGCAAGGTGATGTCCGCCGACGAGGCGGTGAAGGTCATTCGTTCGGGAGACCACGTCTGGGTGCACGCCGGCTGCAACTCGCCGCTCGAGCTCACCCACGCCATGACGGCGCGCGCCGCCGAGCTCGAAGGGGTCGAAGTGACGCACCTCATGGTCCTCGGCAAGGCGGAATACGCTGCGCCCGAGCATGCGCGCTCCTTCCGCCACCGGGCGGTCTTCACCGGCGCCAACGTCCGCGACGCGGTCGCCGACGGCCGCGCCGACTACGTGCCGATCTTTCTCTCGGAGATCCCGCGGCTCATCTACTCGGGGCTCCAGCCGGTCGACGTCGCGCTCATCCACGTCTCGCCGCCGGACGATCACGGGTTCTGCTCCTACGGCGTCGGCGTCGAGTGCACGAAGGCGGCGGCGGAGCGCGCGACGACGGTGATCGCGCTCGTCAACCGCCAAATGCCGCGTTCGCTGGGCGACAGCTTCATCCACGTCTCGAAGCTCTCCCGGGTCGTCGAGATCGACCGCCTGCCGGTCGAGCTTCCGGTGCCCGGAAGCCCGAGCGAGGTGTCGCGCGCCATCGGTTCGCACATCGCCGAGCTCATCGAGGACGGCGCCACCCTGCAGATGGGGATTGGCGAGATCCCGGACGCCGTGCTGCTCTTTCTCACCCAGAAGCGCAACCTCGGCATCCACACCGAGATGTTCTCCGACGGGTTGATCGATCTCTTCGAGCAGGGCGTCATCACCAACGAGGCGAAGACGCTGCACCGCGGCAAGATCATCGCCTCGTTCCTTCTCGGCACGAAGAAGAGCTTCGACTTCCTGCACAACAACCCTTTCGTCGAGTTCCACCCCAGCGATTACGTCAACGACCCGACGATCATCGCCAGGAACGACAAGATGGTGGCGATCAACTCGGCGATCGCGGTCGACCTCACCGGCCAGGTCTCGTCCGACTCGATCGGCAGGCGGATCTACTCCGGTTTCGGCGGTCAGGTCGACTTCGTCCGCGGCGCGGCGCGCTCGAAAGGCGGCAAACCGATCATCGCGTTGCCGTCGACGGCGCAGAAGGGCTCGGTTTCGCGCATCGTCGACGTCCTGGCCGAAGGCGCGGGCGTCGTCACTTCGCGCGCCGACGTCCACTACGTCGCGACCGAGTTCGGCATCGCCAGCCTGTTCGGCAAGTGCCTGCGCGAGCGTGCGCAGGCGCTGATCTCGATCGCCCATCCCGACTTCCGCGAAGAGTTGCGAGATGCGGCCAGGAAGAGGAGGCTTCTGTGA
- a CDS encoding alanine dehydrogenase, whose translation MRIGVPKETHAHERRVALTPSGVRTLVQEGHELYVESGAGAEAGHADSLYEAAGARVVFDRMEILLRPELLSCVHPPRAEEFRLLPSGQIVFAFWGLPAARPEDIGQLLTSGVTAVGLEAIEDSEGNAPILTSMSEIAGGLAVVFGAGALLNTGRGQGGRGILLGGAPGVPPAHFVVLGAGVLGISAARAAMGLGAQVSMLDVAVEPLRRAREALGPGLTTMLSTPPNIEKAIAFADVVLAAAAVHGQRAPLLVRREMLALMRPQSVILDLSIDMGGCFETSRPTSFPDPTYTVDGIVHFCVPNLPSVAARSATLALTSVQLPYLSAVARDGIEAAALDHPRLARGVYLHEGACVHPSLARVHGLALTLGPPWTPGAAATGGKEN comes from the coding sequence ATGCGGATCGGAGTACCCAAGGAGACCCACGCCCACGAGCGCCGGGTCGCGCTCACGCCGTCCGGAGTGCGCACCCTGGTTCAGGAGGGGCACGAACTGTACGTCGAGAGCGGCGCCGGAGCCGAAGCCGGCCACGCCGACAGTCTCTACGAGGCCGCGGGCGCGCGCGTCGTCTTCGACCGAATGGAGATACTTCTGCGGCCCGAGTTGCTCTCCTGCGTCCATCCACCGCGGGCCGAGGAGTTCCGGCTCCTGCCCTCCGGTCAGATCGTCTTCGCTTTCTGGGGCCTCCCGGCGGCGCGCCCGGAGGACATCGGGCAGCTCCTCACGAGCGGTGTCACCGCCGTCGGTCTCGAAGCGATCGAGGATTCCGAGGGCAACGCGCCGATTCTCACCTCGATGTCGGAGATCGCCGGCGGACTGGCCGTGGTCTTCGGTGCCGGGGCGCTGCTCAATACGGGTCGGGGGCAGGGCGGGCGCGGCATCCTGCTCGGCGGTGCGCCCGGCGTCCCGCCGGCGCACTTCGTCGTGCTCGGCGCCGGCGTCCTCGGTATCAGCGCAGCTCGCGCCGCCATGGGTCTGGGCGCCCAGGTTTCGATGCTCGACGTCGCGGTCGAACCGCTGCGCCGCGCCCGCGAGGCGCTCGGACCGGGCCTGACCACCATGCTCTCGACGCCGCCCAACATCGAGAAGGCCATCGCCTTCGCCGACGTCGTGCTCGCCGCCGCCGCAGTGCACGGACAGCGCGCTCCCCTGCTCGTGCGCCGCGAGATGCTGGCGCTCATGCGGCCGCAGAGCGTGATCCTCGACCTCTCGATCGACATGGGCGGCTGCTTCGAGACTTCGCGGCCGACCTCCTTCCCCGACCCGACCTACACGGTCGACGGGATCGTCCATTTCTGCGTTCCGAACCTGCCATCGGTGGCGGCGCGTTCGGCGACGCTGGCGCTGACCAGTGTTCAGCTGCCCTACCTGTCGGCTGTGGCGCGCGATGGCATCGAGGCGGCGGCTCTCGATCATCCGCGCCTGGCGCGCGGTGTCTACCTCCACGAGGGCGCCTGCGTGCATCCGTCCCTCGCGCGAGTTCACGGCCTCGCGCTGACTCTTGGACCGCCCTGGACGCCGGGGGCCGCTGCTACCGGCGGGAAGGAAAACTGA
- a CDS encoding acyl-CoA dehydrogenase family protein — translation MDFRLSPRAESLLQRLRTFLSEEVEPVEAEILATRAGNCAGNAAGADWRLWRDSPLVEGLKDRARAAGLWNLFLADPTLGAGLSTLDYAPLAEAMGWSALAPELFNCNAPDSGNMEVLLHHGTAAQKERWLRPLLSGEIRSAFCMSEPGVASSDPTNLAATIAFEGEELVLDGHKWWATGLGHPRCELGLFVGVSNPAADRHHRHSLALVPLATPGVRILRMLPCFGDYDPPAGHGELVFDRVRVPRSALVGEPGQGFAIAQGRLGPGRVHHCMRAIGAAERALSLMVRRSRERTAFGKPLADLGGNRERLADLRIAIDGARLQVLHAAWKMDQEGGAGRARGEISAIKIVVPAMLQKVADEAIQLFGGAGLTSDLPLTACFAMARALRIADGPDAVHRELIARLELRKYEPPVAPAAQS, via the coding sequence ATGGACTTCCGCCTGTCGCCCCGCGCCGAGAGCCTGCTGCAGCGCCTGCGTACTTTTCTTTCCGAGGAGGTCGAGCCGGTCGAGGCGGAGATCCTCGCGACCCGCGCCGGGAACTGCGCCGGGAACGCCGCCGGAGCCGACTGGCGGCTGTGGCGGGACTCTCCGCTCGTCGAGGGGCTAAAGGACCGGGCGCGCGCCGCCGGGCTCTGGAACCTCTTCCTCGCCGACCCGACGCTCGGCGCCGGCCTCTCCACCCTCGACTACGCCCCGCTTGCCGAGGCGATGGGCTGGAGCGCGCTCGCGCCCGAGCTCTTCAACTGCAACGCCCCCGACAGCGGCAACATGGAGGTGCTGCTCCACCATGGAACGGCAGCGCAGAAGGAGCGCTGGCTTCGGCCGCTGCTTTCGGGGGAGATCCGGTCCGCCTTCTGCATGAGCGAGCCCGGCGTCGCCTCCAGTGACCCGACGAACCTTGCCGCGACCATCGCTTTCGAGGGCGAGGAGCTGGTGCTCGACGGCCACAAGTGGTGGGCCACGGGCCTCGGCCATCCACGGTGCGAGCTCGGCCTCTTCGTCGGCGTCTCGAATCCGGCGGCCGATCGCCACCACCGGCACAGTCTCGCTCTCGTCCCCCTGGCGACGCCCGGCGTCCGGATCCTCCGCATGCTCCCCTGCTTCGGTGACTACGATCCGCCCGCCGGCCATGGCGAGCTCGTGTTCGACCGCGTGCGGGTGCCGCGCTCCGCCCTCGTCGGCGAACCCGGACAGGGCTTCGCGATCGCTCAGGGACGGCTCGGACCGGGACGTGTTCACCACTGCATGCGCGCCATCGGCGCCGCGGAGCGGGCGTTGTCGCTGATGGTGCGCCGCAGTCGCGAGCGGACCGCTTTCGGGAAGCCGCTCGCCGACCTCGGCGGCAACCGCGAGCGCCTCGCCGACCTGCGGATCGCGATCGACGGCGCGCGCCTCCAGGTCCTGCACGCCGCGTGGAAGATGGACCAGGAGGGCGGCGCGGGCCGGGCCCGGGGCGAGATCTCGGCGATCAAGATCGTCGTCCCAGCGATGCTGCAGAAGGTCGCGGACGAAGCGATCCAGCTCTTCGGCGGCGCCGGACTGACCAGCGATCTGCCGCTCACCGCCTGCTTCGCAATGGCGCGGGCCCTGCGCATTGCCGACGGCCCGGACGCGGTCCACCGCGAGCTGATCGCCCGGCTCGAGCTGCGCAAGTACGAGCCGCCGGTGGCGCCCGCGGCGCAGAGCTGA
- a CDS encoding phosphotransferase family protein: protein MAARPAASGGDGGRRDGDLDEAAIARLAAWLKERIPALGASTLPEVTRYAGGASNWTYLLRYPELDLVLRRPPSGTKAKSAHDMARESRILERLAPHYPLVPEALAYCADPEVLGSDFYVMRRIDGIILRRNPPPGLDLAPEEARKLCLHFVDALVALHRIDPKAAGLEELGRGSGYARRQVAGWTERYRKAHTGNVPRARKVIDWLQANAPTDAGSCVIHNDFRLDNVVLDPQDPTHIVGVLDWEMATVGDPLMDLAGALAYWVEAGDDPLFRALRRQPTHLAGMLTRREIVEAYCRGMGIPAIPAADWIFYEVFGLFRLAAIAQQIYLRYHRRETRNPDFRHFWLYVHYLVWRCQRILRRSGA from the coding sequence ATGGCAGCGCGCCCGGCGGCGAGCGGAGGCGATGGGGGCCGGCGCGACGGCGACCTCGACGAAGCGGCGATCGCGCGCCTCGCGGCGTGGCTGAAGGAGCGGATTCCGGCGCTCGGCGCGAGCACCCTCCCCGAGGTGACGCGCTATGCCGGGGGCGCTTCGAACTGGACCTACCTCCTGCGCTATCCGGAGCTCGACCTCGTGCTCCGGCGGCCGCCATCCGGGACCAAGGCGAAATCCGCCCACGACATGGCGCGCGAATCGCGGATCCTGGAACGCCTCGCGCCGCACTACCCGCTCGTCCCCGAGGCCCTCGCCTACTGCGCCGATCCGGAGGTGCTGGGCTCGGATTTCTACGTCATGCGGCGGATCGACGGGATCATCCTGCGCAGGAATCCGCCACCCGGCCTGGATCTCGCGCCCGAGGAGGCCCGAAAGCTCTGCCTCCACTTTGTCGACGCCCTGGTCGCGCTGCACCGCATCGACCCGAAAGCGGCCGGCCTCGAGGAGCTCGGCAGGGGCAGCGGCTATGCCCGGCGCCAGGTCGCCGGCTGGACCGAGCGCTACCGCAAAGCGCACACCGGCAACGTCCCGCGCGCCCGAAAGGTCATCGACTGGCTGCAGGCAAACGCCCCGACGGATGCGGGAAGTTGCGTCATCCACAACGATTTCCGCCTCGACAACGTCGTTCTCGACCCCCAAGACCCTACCCACATCGTCGGCGTCCTCGACTGGGAGATGGCGACGGTCGGCGACCCGCTGATGGATCTCGCCGGCGCCCTCGCCTACTGGGTCGAGGCCGGCGACGACCCGCTGTTCCGCGCCCTGCGCCGTCAGCCGACCCACCTGGCCGGGATGCTCACCCGACGGGAGATCGTCGAGGCCTACTGCCGCGGGATGGGGATCCCCGCGATCCCTGCGGCGGACTGGATCTTCTACGAGGTCTTCGGCCTCTTCCGTCTCGCCGCGATCGCCCAGCAGATCTACCTGCGCTACCACCGGAGAGAGACCCGCAACCCGGACTTCCGCCATTTCTGGCTCTACGTGCACTACCTCGTCTGGCGCTGCCAGCGGATCCTCCGGCGGAGCGGCGCGTGA
- a CDS encoding DUF2878 domain-containing protein, which yields MNAAAAWQRQMETARTEEKASVKEKILNLALYEAGWFACVLGAAWGQGGTGAALAGTLLLIHLAIARDRSSEVKIAALCGAVGFVLDSTQSLTGRLSFTGPLLLPAGAGAIAPVWVLMLWLQLGTTLRFSLGWLSQRYILAAMLGAAGGPLAFLAGERLGAATWGEPRWLTALSLAVVWGMATPLIVFAADRIGAGRPAGYSRLR from the coding sequence GTGAACGCCGCCGCGGCGTGGCAGAGGCAGATGGAGACGGCGAGAACAGAGGAAAAAGCCTCGGTAAAGGAAAAGATCCTCAACCTGGCGTTGTATGAAGCCGGCTGGTTCGCTTGCGTTCTTGGCGCCGCCTGGGGCCAGGGTGGCACGGGCGCCGCCCTGGCGGGGACCCTGCTCCTGATTCACCTTGCCATCGCCAGAGACAGGTCCAGCGAAGTGAAGATCGCCGCGCTTTGCGGCGCCGTCGGCTTCGTTCTGGACAGCACACAATCGTTGACGGGACGTCTTTCCTTTACCGGTCCTTTGCTTCTCCCTGCCGGGGCCGGGGCGATCGCACCGGTCTGGGTGCTGATGCTCTGGCTGCAGTTGGGGACGACGCTGCGCTTCTCGCTCGGTTGGCTGTCGCAGCGCTACATTCTGGCCGCAATGCTCGGTGCAGCCGGGGGCCCACTCGCTTTTCTGGCCGGGGAGCGTTTGGGCGCGGCCACCTGGGGCGAGCCGCGCTGGCTGACGGCGCTGTCGCTCGCTGTCGTCTGGGGAATGGCGACGCCGCTCATCGTCTTCGCTGCCGACCGGATCGGTGCCGGGCGGCCGGCAGGCTACAGCCGGCTGCGTTAG